The sequence below is a genomic window from Lolium perenne isolate Kyuss_39 chromosome 4, Kyuss_2.0, whole genome shotgun sequence.
gatgatgtatgcgtgcaggatggcggggcgtctggcgtcatggtggcatcgacggtaggtcttgcaaggttaatgcgatgatctctcttgaagatggagtcgaggaagacggcggtagcaacttctgtggcgtgtgcgttggcatgcgcggagagtctgcttgactggatgcgattctcatctgctattgggcggtttgggaaggcatttggtttttggatgatgtcagttggtgtattgtcacccctttcatcccactgtaggtctAGTGAGGTAGCTTCGGGGTTGATTTTTTGTATTGCTTCTTGTAAGGTTtgcgaataatctaataaaaagccgtgtgcatgctttggatgcagaagctggggcgatttttccccttttcaaaaaaaaaaaaaaaaaaaaccatagCCCCCGTAGATACACGTGGGATAATAATCCCTGAGGCTGCAACAAATTTTCCCTCGGATGATTGCTCCTGCCGAACCAAAGCATGATTCTTCATGAAAAGAGTGTAGGCGTTGGTTTTAACCATTTATCTAGTCCCATTGTACACAACCTTTAAAACTTGAAAACCAATTATTAGTTAGATGGTTACCGAGGGTGGTTTGGTGTGATATAGGCAATTTTCTCCGTGAGATACGGTGCTCCTGTTGACAGAGGGGCCTGACACTGGTCACCTTGACATTTTAAGGACTTTCTACTCAAAGTTCGGTACACGGTGTATGGGTACGTACGCGTAGAGTAATGTTTGTACGTACGCACGTCTATATCTTCCAAACCCGTCGTAGCCGTGTTTTGTTTACACACGCCAATGGACCAAATTCGCTGCTCCTTTCACCATCCTAATCGCGACCACTGCTAACTGCCACTTTTTACTGATGATGAAGCAGCACTGGTCAAGCCATGTTCTGATTCTGATTCCTCCGCACACCAAACCTTAACCACCGGCTCACACCTCCAGCGACCTCGAACCTTCCATCGCCGAATTCCCGATACCGGAGCAACCTCTGCACGCGACGGCGACGGCCTCCTCCGCCCGCGCCCTCCCGATGCGGCAGCCGCGGCGAGGCGGCCTCGCCGTCCTCGCGCTCGCCATCGCCATCGCCCTCGCGGCCCGCGGCGCGGACGCGTCCATCCACGACTACTCCGGCGGCGCCTTCGCGCCgcgcgccaactccttcttcttcCACGGCGGCAGCGAGGGCCTCTACGCGTCCGACCCCTCCTCCAACTCCACCACCTCCTTCATCAGGTACGCGCCCCACGCCTACTCCCCTTACCTTTAGGGTTTTGCGGGGATCGAGCTGCGCGTGCGTTGCCCCCGCCCAGGCGCGCTCTGGTCGGGTTTCAGGGTTAGGATCTGATTCTGATGCGCTTTTTGTCTGCCCTTTTGTTCTGTTAAATTTCTGTTTTTGGGGCTGTGGTGATATATGATACAGCAAGCAGTATAATGGTGTTTTATGGGCTCCAAAGTGCAGTTTTGATTTTGTCTGCTCTGGGTTGAGTCTCCGGTGTTACCTCCGATTCTTAGTTGTTGCAGTTCGTAGTGTTGCGTTAGTGATCGAGCGGAGATTTGTGGAATTTTTTCCGCATAGACATTGATCTGTAGAGATGAGGTTGCAGCTCCATGAAGTTGCTTTGTTAAAACTTATTTTCTTTTGAATTGTGGTGGTGCCATACACATCAGTGAACCAACCACCGAGCTTAGTTTCAGTTCTTGTCCTGTTTTGGCATATTCAGGGGATGTTACCGTCTCTTTAGATAACTAGATATGATAAGCATTGCCATAGATGTAATGTAGTATCTACTTATCTGTCAGATGCTAAGGTGACTGCTGTGCCCTGACATGGTTTACATAGACGACGCGTGTAACATGACCCTACTCCATTTTTTCAGTGCAAATAAGTACATAATAGCACCAAGTCACCAGCTTCGTTGAACCATACATTTCGTGAATCATTTGCTTCAGAATCATTTGTGTGTTCATATGTATGGGTGCACAGCAGAGCACAAATATATTGTGCAAATAAGAATACCGCGAGTTGTTATCCTTCAGTCCAGAATTTCTCCGCTATCTAATGGGTTACTCTTTCAGGTTTGACATTGTTACATTTCGACGGACCCAAGAGTCAGCAGCCAGGCATGAAGAAATGCAGCAAAAGACAGGATTAGTAGAGGCTATTATCGTTGAGATCCAGGACAGAGACAAGATCGGGGGCTCTTACTTGCACTCTGATGCCATATGCTGTACCCCTGAGCTTGACAAGGAGAAGTCTTGCAAAGTGGGTGAAGTTATTATACGGCCAAATCCTGATAATCCGGACTGGCCAAAAAGGATTCAGACATTCTTTGATGGCACAAGGGAGGAAACTTCTATGGGAACACAGAGTGTGTCTATAAACAAAACAGGGATGTACTATCTCTACTTTATGTTCTGTGATCCTCAACTCCAGGGATTGAAGATTACAGGCAGGACGGTTTGGCGGAACCCTCATGGTTACATCCCTGGTAAAATGGCCCCGATGATGACATTCTTTGGTTTCATGTCACTTGCGTATCTTGTACTTGGACTCCTATGGTTTCTTCAGTTTGTGCGCTATTGGAAGGATATTCTGCAGCTGCATTACCATATAACAGCTGTTATTGCCCTTGGCATGTGCGAAATGGCTTTCTGGTACTTTGAGTATGCTAACTTCAATTCAACTGGAACCAGGCCTATGGGCATAACCTTGTGGGCAGTTACATTTACTGCTGTGAAGAAGACCGTGTCTCGCCTGCTCCTGTTAGTAGTTTCAATGGGCTATGGTGTTGTTCGACCCACATTGGGTGGGATTACATACAAAGTCGCTGCTCTTGGTATTGTTTATTTTATTGCTTCAGAAGCTCTTGAACTTGTTGAGAATCTGGGAAACATCAATGACTTCTCTGGGAAAACGAGATTATTCCTGGTGTTACCTGTTGCCATACTTGATGCTACCTTCATCATCTGGATATTTTCATCCCTATCTAGAACTTTGGAGAAACTGCAGGTAGCTGCTTCACTTTCTTGCTAGTCCAAGTAAATAATATATTCTTGTTCGACCCACATTGGGTGGGATTACATACAAAGTCGCTGCTCTTGGTATCATCTATTTTATTGCTTCAGAAGCTCTTGAACGTTTAGTTGTATGTATACACGATGCTATTATTAGTATTCTTCTCCAAACCGTGCTGTTTTTTCGGTCTTTCTGAGAGCAAATGCAAGGGCTTGTGCTATAGCCGTTTACATTCTAGCAAACCAGTAGCTAGTTGTATTTTATGATAAGCATCCATCCAGTACTCCAGCTGTGGCCATGTTTTCATCAATCAGCATATGTGTTGCATGTTTAATATAAATTTAGCTATTTTAGTGCGAAACCTACCTCCCGTAAAAACAAATCTTGGTCGTTTTATTATCTGTTCTTTTATTTTATCCTTtagtcatatcttatgtgctcacCTGGCTCTAATTATACAACAGCTGCGGAGAAGCATGGCCAAACTTGAGTTATATCGGAAGTTCACAAATTATCTAGCTATGTCGGTGCTTATCTCAATTGCTTGGATTGGCTATGAGGTATTTGTTATGCCAATTCTGTTGCTGTAATTTGAGAATATAACCGCAAATGGTGAATGTTGGTGTGCCTTTTTCCCATCTATATGACTATATGTACATATATAGACTTTATCATATGATCACCAAACAATGCTTGTTTCGTGCAAACTATTGAAGGTTATAGAAACAAATAGCATATCAACTCTTGTGTTATATTCCACCTTCTATATGATATTATTGTGCAAAACATTGATAAGCATATGGCAATAGCACTTTACACATCTTATTCACTCATTGAGTTGTTTGACTGTTTGGAAAATCAGTACTCAGCTTTATGCAGGTTATGTTATATGAGCTGACTTCTTTTCTTGGTCTTGAATCAGCTATATTTCAATGCAACCGATCCATTAAGTGAGCTCTGGCGAAGGGCTTGGGTCATCCCTTCTTTCTGGAATGTCCTCTCATATGTCCTCCTTACCATCATATGTGCACTTTGGTCGCCATCTCGTAATCCAACAGGGTATTCCATCTGCTTTGAAGTTCACCGTCTTCTCATTTGAATAGAATTGATTATTTATTTTGGGGCTTTGTGTACACAGTAGAGTTCTTTCAGACTGAGCCCTCTTAAGGCTCTAACCTGTGATCATGTATTTCGTCCTGTATTTGTCTCTTGTTGTGATGATTCATATTCTTGAGTAAGCTATCTGTAACATACTATATGAAAGGTTCCTTTAGATTCAACATTTTCACGATATTCTGAAGTTAACCCATGTAGATGTTGAGTTGAATGCATATATTGCTACAAACATGTGACATCCTTATTGATCTAAAGATGCAAGCGGTACACTTCTAAACAACAAAGTATTATTTCTCCCGTTCTTGGTCTTCGCTGGTGTAATCTAATTCACATTATCTGAATATACATAATGCCTCCTATTGCATATTAACATCTTCCTTCAACATGTTCACTCTTTACCAATTACCATTAGTTGATTCATATCATATATAAAACCCCACTCCATACATGTAGCTTAACTTAGATAGTATGGAAAAGACTCCTGATTCCACATCGCAATGTTGCTTTATTGTGAACTACGAACCGTGTGCACATTTTAATTTCTGttttttgtggtgttcttgctgtGTGCAGATTTGCATATTCAGAGGATATAGGTGATGAGGCTGACGAGGAAGGACTCTCTCTTGTAGGCAGTGCTGTTAAAGGAACcggagatatggtgaatatgcatgTGTTTCCTGAGGATAAACGTGCATGAGAAGTAATTGACTTGGTGCAGCTGTACTCCTGGTGGAATGCTATGGTACGTCGTTTTTGTGTTCTCCAAGCATGCACCTCAGTTGACTTTGAGCACTGGAAGCAGAAACCTTGCAAATATGGTTTGGAAAAGTCAATACATAGCATAGTGAATTCAGGATTAGTTGACTCTAGGTAGGGATTACAGATGGCTCTGTGTGTTCTTAAACTCTGCCTTTTGGCGTGCAACTTCATACCCATCTTCATATCTTGCTGTGTCTGCACCCTTCTTGTACCCCGCCCCTTGCTGTTTACTTAATACTATTCTGTAGCACACTAGCATTTGTGTGTCATACTCCTTTGATCTACATTAATGCATAGGGCGTTCTCTTTTACATGCTTCAATCAGCCTATTGTGTTAGGTTTCTCTTGAGCATCTATAGAATTGAACTTCACGTTTATTTACTATAGCAGAGAGCTACAAGCATGTTGCAGACTCGTCTGCTTTCTCCTCTTTTGTGAGGAAAGTTGTGTACTCCATCCCACAAAGGATGTTTcaactttgtctaaatttagatgtatctagacgtgatttagtgtatagatacatccaaatttggaCAAACTTGAGACATCTTttgtgggacggagggagtacatttttaTAGCTGCATGGAAATTTTGAGTTTAAGCTGTATCATAGTATGATTACTGTTGTTTTCATGTCTTGGCTGAGGTAGTTTTTGCAAAACATTTAAACATAACATGATCAGCATTGTTACTCTTGATCAGAAGTGTTTGCATGTATGAACCTCGCTTATTTAACTCATCATCAGTGAAGTAGCAGTACAACTATTAGTCATCATGCTAACTGAACTTTTTTCTCTGCGCTGAACTGCAGTGAAGTACTCTAGTACTGTTCTCCTCTGGATTCACGGCTAGCTGATATCTTTTATAGTGTGCGCGTGGTTCCCGATGTACAGGTGGTGACTTGGTTTTGAAGGATTTGACTTCCACAGAATTTTATCCGCCCCCCAGTGATGACTAGCCATACAATGATACAAAGAAGTCGTGAAATAAATTACAGTTTGAGAGCGTAGAGGAGTTGCTTATGGGCTTATTGCAGTTCTTGAGGTGGCGTGTAGACTGGTAGAAGCCTACCCTGTTGAACGTTTGACTGTATCATCCTCACTTCGCATGGATCCCAATGATGCCGCAGCATTGGCTTATTGTATTTATTATATGTATGCTTATAGAACGAATTAGTCACCATATAATGATATCTATTCATGGTTTCCAATGTTTGTTTAGCCTTAAGGATATTAAGATATTGTGGTTTCTGATGCATGCTTATCAAGTGGTGTTTATGTGATGATGCTGCTGCACACATGCTTGTCAAGTGGTGTTCATGTGATGATGCCAGGCAGTCATGGTAGGATGTACTTCATCATATGAAAGTTGTCcgagatttgtctaaattcatATGTATCTAATAGTAAATACTCCCTCTAGTTTATAACAAGTGTTGAAAACTTAGTACAAAAGTTGTACTAGTACTAAATCCCTTACAGTTATTATGGATCTGATTGTGTAGCATCTagaatctagatacatctaaattttgataaatctccGAGGAGGGAGAATTATAATGTCAAGTGGTGCTTAAATACAATACAATTACACTTTCTAGTGTGATCTCTCGAGTTATTCCAGTTAATAGTTAGTGTATGTATGGTTGGTTTCTCAATGTTTACATTTGTATAACTATTTATTTCGGCAAGGAGCACGTTTTTCTTAAATTCCACTCAAGTTAACCATACGTCGCTGCCGGTAGAAAGCAGGGTTCCAAGGGAGCGGGGAATGGCCTACGGAGATGATTAACGTGTTCACGAGTAGATTTGTAGTTTTTGGTCCTAGTAGGCCTCGAAGTTCTTGTGTCCAACGTGGGGTCACCATGGCAGTGGAACTGGTGGTGAAACGAATAAGATAGGCTACATCGCCGTCTAAGTGGCGTTGTCTCCAACACCAGTACACCGCCACCGAGCTAGTTGGTGTTTGACTTCTTGAACTCTGTTATCTCCGCATGTGATCCTTGGTTAGATGGCCCTTCCAATCCGACTCTTCATCTCTTTCTACGGAAATGGTCGCGGCAATGGAAGCAAGAGTAAAGAGTAAGGTAATATTGCTTTCTCCGTAAATCTTTTTGCAACGCCTTCAAACTCGATTTTCCGATAGATCGGAGATGGGTTTTCATGTGTTCTACCGGTCAAGAGCTAGTCCGAGAGGCTACAGATATTGGTGTTATCCTGTCTCTACGGGTGCGCACTTGGTGAGGACGTGTGGTCCTTGATAGACCAGATCTGTTGCTGCTAGAGTCCGCCATAGACCTGATCGGTTGTTTTTTGAGTTCAGAATGCGACAAATTTCTTTCATTCCATCCAGAGCGGCAAAAAATCGACCACAACATCTATGATCTATCAAAATAACTGATTAAGATTTGCGAAGACCTTACCTTATGCACCGAGTTAGTTCTCAGTTGTATCAATCTCTTTCATCACTTTGAGTCTATAAAGGAGGAATTCGTAGTCTGGAAGATATACTATGCACGTACAAGGTTGATAACCAGTCAACCACGCTACAGAACGGACCAAGTACGATACTCAATTTAGCAGCGCAAACTGGAACGTCGAAGTGATGTCAAATCGCAGATGAACAGCTGAGCAAAATTGCGCAGATAAACTGTTGACGAACACGTCTCTCCAAGGATCCAAGCACATCTAGTTGCCAGAAATTTGACTTGCGTCTGAAGGAACGATTACGGTGTAATAATCAGAAGACAATAAACTAGCCAAGACAGGCAAGCACAAAACACTTCGTCATGCAACTCAGCAATAAACCACACAAAAGATGATACATAATGGAATGGCCACCCCTTTGTTGGACATGTACATCCTAACCATTGTTGGACTTGAATTTCTGAAGTTATGGGTCACAGGAGGAAATGAATCATGTATTCTTTCAAAGCATAAAATTCAAACTAGACACACCACTAACTCTACCTAAAACCTCCACGAGgtagagaaaaggaaaaaaaaatggtTAACATATGGTCAGGTAATACAAAAGATTTGGCAAAGTGTGAAAAAATCTGTATCTATGTACCTCTTTTTATTTCCTCCTAGCCACAGGCCCCTATCATAAATTACAGAGTATATATCATTTCCCCCGATATCTGTACATTTGTCATCTGATTGATTACTCAGCCCCGATGGACGAAGCTGTTTGATGCCTACCCAGTCAGTCCGTTTGCAACTGCCGCTTCATCGCATTTGTCAGCCTCTTCTACAACCGGAATCCGTTGTCTTTGACGATTTGTGTCCTCATGTATAATCTAGTACCATAGTTtggcaaaacaaaaacaaaacaaaaaaaaggcaTAACAGATAGGTTAGCACTTGTGCACACTGAGAACTTATCAGAATATATTGCGGGGAAATGCTATGGAGCTAGATAAAAGTGGAGGGCATGGCAATGTTTAAGCGCTAAAAAGATAATGTAATAATACTTGTTAAATTGCTGTAACTGCAGTTTATGTGATTTTTGATTCTGGTCCTACAGAAACACTTAGATTCTGATTGCAGGTAGAAAGTTGTTACTTTGTAAGGTCAATTACAAATAGCCATAAGCGCATGGTTTGGCTGTAGTTAAGTAATGCAAACTGTGCTAGGACATATGTGTAAGAAAACATGATAGGTAGATAATGTAATGTGTTAGTATCATATATCAGCAATGAATAACACTTACCAAAAGAAATTCGACAAAAAATCAGCTCAACAAATGAATCAACTCAGTTCCCAAACTGGGGGACAAGCTAACTGCATGAATCCATTGTTGTTAGCTGATATCTCTTTCAGGCCTTGATCCCGACTGCTGAGGCAGCTTCTTTAACAACTCTGCTTCTCTTGCTATTTGAATATCAGATGGCCAAAAGGTCTCGTATATTACTTTGCAAAGAAACCGAGGAAGCAACCCCAAGATTATAATAAGAATAACACTGAGCCAGTAAGTTCCTGAAGCAGCCATATTGTATATTGTCCTGCCACGTAACAGAGTCTTAGGATTGTCACCTTTAGATGATATAAGAGGGTTCTAGCGAGCTAAAAGAGAACTTACCCGTAATTTGGGAAAACAGGTATAGAGTCTATTAACACCATGCACAAAAATGTTGCAGCTATAGAGCCCCATATGGCAAGATGAGTTATAAGCACCCAACGTTGAATGTCCATGGCCAGATGAATATTGACAAGTATAACCACTGCAATTGTCCATAAACTTCCCATACTCCATATGTCCATTGTACTGATACTGTATGTGAAGAAAGGAATATAGAAAAGGACAAGGCTTTGCCACAAGGTGTCTAGCATTGTGATCCAGAAGAGAGTCATGTTGTAGGCCTCATTCCGAAGCCCTGCTTCATATAGTCTCGGATAATAAAGAAGGGTATTATGACTCAAGTCCTTGTCCAGAATACCAACCACTACTGTGGGAACTGATGTGTAGATAAGGGAATAGAAAACACTACTCCAATCTGTTAGCGCAAGAGTTGCAGAATATGCAGTGTGCAAGATATACCTACACAAAATCATTTAACATTTCGGTCAACCTGCTTTACAAAATGCAAACAAAAAGGGAGGCCAAAAAGGGAGGATGCTGCCCTATATTCTGACATAGGAATAGCCAGAGTCTGGATGACAAGTTATAAAGGAAACATGTATTTATTTCGCATACGCATAGGAGAAAATGTATATAGGGAGGATTATGTACCAGAAGAGcattagcacaaatacagcattcCGATAGAAGTTGTACAGAATCATGTATGCCATACGCTGATAATTCCAGTGCCCATGAACAAGCAGCAACCTCTTCAAAAAGCGGAACTGCCCCATTGCAAAATCTGAAGCCATCACTGCTTGGCGACCTTCTTGACCACATATTCCAACACCAACATCAGCCATTTGTATCATTGAAACATCATTTGCCCCTGTAAATAGCAAGCAAGATCGCAGAAAAGCAGACTGTCAATACTTTCAAGATCACTAAATAGTGCAGAAAAGAGTTAGTACTCTCTTCACGAAAGGTATAAAATGTCAAGTTTGATATACATCGAAAACTGAAACTGGCCTCATTCTACTCATCCTAGAGTACAGATGATTTGTTCTCCAATTGCTACTCAAAGAAATGCTTTGTGGCTTTGCGCTAATTGTCAGATTCAGCAGACAGGTATTGTTGTATATAATTGTACTCTCGCAGAATTGCAATGCACGAGATGTGGCCAGAATACAACAACAAAAAAGCATCCAGATGTTTAAGATATAAAAGATAGGTGCAACCATGTATTACTACCAGTATTCGGACTATCATTCACCATGCAATGGAATAGATGAATACTTATAGCAGCTCATAACTAGGTTCAACTACAGCAGGAAAACTAAAAAGAAACCATCCGCATGCAAAGCTTACATTCTAGTTCAAGCAAGTTATCATGACTACCAATTTGCACTACCATCAGATGAGCATTAATAGATAAGAAAGACCAATATGCTCAGTAATGACATTGCAACATGAATCAGATTCATAATCTCACCATCACCAATCGCCAAAGTCATGTCACTGGTCCTGCTTTTAATTAAATCAACGATTCCAGCCTTTTGCAGAGGAGCAACACGACAGCAGATGACAACTTTACAGGAGGTTGCCACGTCAAATAACTGCCCAATAAGAAGATGGAAAAGAAATTATTTCTGTAAGTATGAAGACACAATTTATGTTAGCAAACTTCTATAGTTACGTGTGCATCCATGGGGTGTGAATTAAAAGAGTAACCAGGATCGCTGAACTAAAGCTATTGACTATACATTTGACCAATCAAAACAGAACACTAAATTACGTAATCATTAAATAGGATATGAGTCTCAAACCTCTGATTCCAAATCTTTCTCTAGAATATAAACAAGGGAGTTTCCATCAATTATAAGTGCTAACTCAGTATAATCAAAATTTGGTGATTTCTCATTGTATTCTGACTTGTCATTAGCAATAACTCCAGTCAACTGCAGGTTCTGTGTTCCACTTTCAGATGCTTGACCATTGGAGGACCTTAATTTTGTAACATCGCCATTGTACAAATCTTCCGTGTTTTGATAATCCTTTCCAAAATCAGTTGACTTGATTCCATATTTCTCTTTAGCTTCAGCTAGAAGACGCCTGCACTCAAACTCTGAGGAACCATTTATGATAATTGATTCCATACTTTGAGTTAATAGTCGACATGATACACCAATC
It includes:
- the LOC127294923 gene encoding uncharacterized protein, with amino-acid sequence MRQPRRGGLAVLALAIAIALAARGADASIHDYSGGAFAPRANSFFFHGGSEGLYASDPSSNSTTSFIRFDIVTFRRTQESAARHEEMQQKTGLVEAIIVEIQDRDKIGGSYLHSDAICCTPELDKEKSCKVGEVIIRPNPDNPDWPKRIQTFFDGTREETSMGTQSVSINKTGMYYLYFMFCDPQLQGLKITGRTVWRNPHGYIPGKMAPMMTFFGFMSLAYLVLGLLWFLQFVRYWKDILQLHYHITAVIALGMCEMAFWYFEYANFNSTGTRPMGITLWAVTFTAVKKTVSRLLLLVVSMGYGVVRPTLGGITYKVAALGIVYFIASEALELVENLGNINDFSGKTRLFLVLPVAILDATFIIWIFSSLSRTLEKLQLRRSMAKLELYRKFTNYLAMSVLISIAWIGYELYFNATDPLSELWRRAWVIPSFWNVLSYVLLTIICALWSPSRNPTGFAYSEDIGDEADEEGLSLVGSAVKGTGDMVNMHVFPEDKRA